The Quercus lobata isolate SW786 chromosome 4, ValleyOak3.0 Primary Assembly, whole genome shotgun sequence genome segment actttctccaacctttctctttctctttacaATTTCATCTCCTCACCACCCTCTCtcttaatatcactcttcatctttccctttattttgtTCTTCTTATTGTTATCCTTTTAGTATAAATTTGGCATTCTCTTTTCCattatatgcataatttttcttcacaaaaaaatttatttctctctctttctctctcaatttttggtgatatatatatatatatatatatatatataatttgcatctctactttaggttgagaaatttttgtattttttagaactctactttaggttgatccaatttaattgtgttttaaggtttttttttttttggttgttaaattttatcatattgcattgtaaagaattaaagatagtatataagaatgtaatattttaatattacataatatgatttaaataatttggtatttatttagagataattaatttggcatttattgttatatcttttatttttatttttttcttctcatattattttattcaacattattattattgttgttgaattaatatattagattgtatattttttaaaagtcaatagTTTATAagaatgtaatattttaatattaaataatatgatttaaataatttgttatttatttaggGATAATTAATCTGgcgtttattgttatatcttttatttttatttttttcttctcatattattttattcaacattattattattattattattattattattattattattattattattattattattattattattattattgttgttgaattaatatattagattgtatattttttataagtcaatatattaacttgaaagaaaatgaaaaaccaactattaactaataataactaaaactaTAATATTATCACGCGCAACACGTGGGTCTACGATTAGTATTAcaaaaagttgaagcgtagTATTTAATATTACTATGTTCACGTTGAGCCACGTCAACAGTCATgttattacttttctttttccttaatttttcttataattttaaaatgccGCTAAAAAGAAAATCCTTACGTTAATGTTGTATGTCCACCTTTCTATCTTCCCTCATTTTCCTCTACCTGTGTTTTATCAGCCCTTCAGCTTGCTAACGCCAACTTCTCTTTCTTCCAAAGACAATTTCAAAACTTTAGACCTTTGGCTTTCTAATCTAACCTTACGTTAATGTTGTACGTCCACCTTTCTGTCTCCCCTCCTTTTCCTCTAcctttattgtttcaaaacTTCAGCCCTTCAGCTTGCTAACGCCAACTTCTCTTTCTTCCAAAGACAGTTTCAAAACTTCAGACCTTTGGCTTTCTAATCtaattaatgataaataaataattaggcATTCAGAATTTTGATATGCACAGTTATTTTTAACACTTTTAGGGCTTACTTGCCCCATAGCAGTAGTAAGATTGAAGGCTAGAGGCACCGCATCACCACACAGTTGTAGACATTTTTCTACACaagtaactctctctctctctctctctctctctctctctctctctctctctctctctctctctctctctctctctcgtgtgACTGCTTCTATCTCTAGCATGGCGACTCAGCTCTCATTCTCTCAACAACCCCACTctgccttcttctttttctttcttttcctgttTTACTTTCCTCTATGTCTCATCATTTACAATGTTAAGTGTAAGAGCATCAGCAGTGGGCCTTtcaaatgccaaatgtaagaTACATTTGGCATTTAGACTTAAAAACATGCTAGCAACTAGAAGGCTAAAACTGagaaatgtcaaatttttttggcatagtgCTACAGTAAGATGGCGCTATAGCGCTATGCCAAACcgaaataatataatttgatccttttctttctctctcctctgtgTCAAAATTTCATTCTCAGCTTCTCTGAGTATTtcatctccctctctctctcttaacttCTCTCGTCTCTCTCCTctgtgtcaaaattttaatccataagcaactttttttcattcttcAAAATCTTGTCCAAAAAGAGTACAATAGTTTGCTTATATAGGAAAATTAAATTCTAGTTCTAATTGGCATAGTAAaacctaattgccttattaagttattacaaaaataatattggtTCCAAATATTAATAgcctaataaactactaggatctaaaacataaaaatacaattaactTACAATCTCTTTGTGTCTCCTACATCACTTATGATTTGTGTTTTCCATAATAGGAAAATGGATTGCGTCAACTTAAGGGATGCAAAATTTACCAATATTAAGAGCTGATGGATAAGGATACTTTGAAGTGGTAGACAAAGAAGCAACAGCCATGGATTTGAGAaacgagaaagaaaaaaaaaaaaagatagtctCTATATATATGACACAAGCGCCAAAATCACTTTCAGTTGGATTGAatacttatttatatattggtGTTAAATCTTTAATCTCatgatgaaataaaaaaatataaacaaatacaaatttataattgCACTTATATTCATCACTGTCGGAATTGGGATTGAGCTTTACCCAGCTCCTTCTCATCAATGGACTCCTGACGATTCAATTTGTACTGCTTTTTTGTCATCCTTATCCATGGATATAGACTTATCCGTAATAATTGAAGTTTTATCAGCCACACCACCTGAGTGGAAAGTTCCAGTTTCTAGAAGACTTTTGATCTCTTCTAGTATTTCTTGCACTTCCCTGCTTACTGCTCTATTCCGCTTACTGCAATTTAAGGAACACCGAGAAGGCTTTTTGTTGTCGACCACCTCTTCCCGAATCTGATCGACTCTAAGCTGAAGCTTTTCGACATCATCAAGCCACTTTAGGACTTGACTTCTTATTTCATTTCCTTCTTTCTCAACTACTTCCTTCTCATCTATGACTTCCTTGCTATGATCCATAAGACTGTTCATCTCCCTTACCATAACATCAAGGTTTGATTGAAGATTGACGGAGGGATTGATCTTAGAACAGACAAAGCAACAAAGAAGCTCAGTAGTTAATTCAAATAGTGCTCCAACAGCCACAGCTGCAATTGTACCGTCTTGCAGCAGGCATAACTATTAAGGAAGAAGCCCAAAGATGAAGTAgatttacaattttacaatgatatgatatgtgCTTCAGTTGAGGCCTTTTGTTTGCTGCTCTTGTCTGCTTCAGTTTGCTTCAGTTGAGGCATTTTTTTCCTGCTCTTGCCTGCACATGCACATATTCACGAGCGAGGGAGAGAACATtgaagagagagatgaaaattttagcaaaaagtgAGATAGGAAAAGCGGAATACTATGAAGTGCAAAACtattgttgaaaagtgaaaaccaaacgTGTGAATGTAAACATTTTgtaaagatttcaaaatttgtggGAGGTGGGATATCATATCATACGTGTGAATGTATCTAAGGGTAGGATATGTGGtgtgaaaaaaatatcaagtaGGCAATGATATTGCTAATTCATTAGAGCACTTAGGccctgtttggattttttttttttcatcactcatcactccttactcaattttcgtcactcatcactcatcattcatcacttaaaatacccaaATTTTCTATACCCACCCATTTGGCACACTTCACTCACcttctcatcactcaatttttctgcttttttgtgggacccattccTGTAAAGTGGTCAGAACCTtctattaacaaaattaacttcaaccacaaaacaaaaacagtaacaacaacaacaataacagcAGCAACAACACCCATCTctcccaaaacacaaacccaaacccataaaaatttcaGAAGCTCCCTCGCCTCGTCAGGACCGTCACCGGTTAACAACACCCATCTCTCCGACATGTACGACGGCGCGATGgggtgggttttttttaaaatcggctggtttttttttttgtgtggatgcacatgtttgtgggtttgtgtttgtatgttagagaaaaaaaaaaaaaaaaaaaaaaaaaaaaaaaaaaaaaaaaaaaaaaaaaaaaaaaaaaaaaaaaaaaaaaaaaaaaaaaaaaaaaaaaaaaaccgaaacccaatgtgaaaaagaaaaaaagaaaaaaggaagatgaagaagaccATACCAACAACgtgaaagggaaagaaaaatggaagaagaagaagaccatgtgaaaggaaaaattaaaaaaaatttaaaaaaaatttaaaaaaaaaaaaaaaagaagaagaagaagaagaagacctcCTGATCACTAGACAcagtgagggaaaaaaaagggagggggTCAAAAGTTGTGGCTGACCTGACTAATGGGTCCCTCCGTGTATGTTTAATTACGAAAATGTCattgaaaacagagttatggtcataactcatcacttaaaaatcagataattgagtgatgaaaacaaaaatcaaatagaCTTCTcagctatgggtcccaccattttgagttatgagttatggaaacaacaaatccaaacagctccttactttctatattttaaaaataactaaaatatttttatagtgGGTTGTGGACTTATGGCTACCTATCTATCtatctacatatatatatatatatatatataaatatatatatatatatatatatttttttttttttgcttttgttttggttgaattttgttAAGTGGCGTACAAAATTGGCAAGTTAATGTTTAAtgttttactattatttaattttttagttaaaatgaccggttataaaattatttatttctttatttttataatttcataactatttatttataaagtatTTATTTATGACATTATCGATTTAATCATCGGTCCAATCGAGGTCCGATCATAAAGTCGATAATCACTCTCTATTCCGATTCTTTGACCGTAccagtttttaaaatcattatttATAGAGTCAAGAACTGACTCAAGCTCATATctagacccttttttttttcttttgttttgtgaaaGAGCTCATATGATATCATGGATTTTACCAAGCTTTAAACTAGCATTAGCAAAGCCTTAAGTTCACATCTCTCTGAAAAATTATCTAAAGAATCAAAACTAAGAAAACCATTCTGGAGACATTTCATTAAATGTGCCTTTTCAATAATGAGAAGTAatgtgggttctagttaactcaactaataaagtctccgatggttgaataaaaaatctaggattcaatccccgcctacaccaaaaaccgattgatgtcttggtctgataataaagagttatcatcagaaGTGGAtgctataagttgaaactctcaaaaaaaaaaaaagttatgagaAGTAGTATTTACTAGCTCAATCATTGCTTAGTGGAGTAAAACTATCAGAATCGTAGACTCATGTGCTTAGAAATTTTCAAGCTTATCTATAACACCCGGCTTCTAAAGTAAAattgatgaattatttaattattttgaaagcgatattattttatattatgatcactacaaagaaatagaagaagatgTGACGTGTAGAGTAATTATGTAGGTTATTGATTTTAACCTTTAGCCTTCATTCTTATTAgttaggaaaaaggataagaGATTAAAGGTCCATTTgaatatcgcttattttgctgaaaactgaaaacattatagcaaaataatttaaagtctccgatggttgaataaaaaatctaggattcaatccccgcctacaccaaaaaccgattgatgtcttggtctgataataaagagttatcatcagaaGTGGAtgctataagttgaaactctcaaaaaaaaaaaaagttatgagaAGTAGTATTTACTAGCTCAATCATTGCTTAGTGGAGTAAAACTATCAGAATCGTAGACTCATGTGCTTAGAAATTTTCAAGCTTATCTATAACACCCGGCTTCTAAAGTAAAATTGATGTGactcccgtgaacagtgcacggtcctattagaaaagaaaacagCTGTTGCCTTGCTGAACAACACCTCTTTCTtctgaaacaaaaaaaaaaaaaaaaaaaggaacgcAAAACACAAATGCTAGGGATTAAAAGCTGTATCCAAACAAGTATTAAAACTTATTTGGATTAGGAGTTTAAATATTATTGGAATCCTTCAGAGTTCCAGTCTATTTAGGTGGGGTTTGGATTGCGCATCTACGTCTGCGTCTGGCGTTttgcttctctctttttcttttttcttttttctttttttttttcaagccgCTTATGTTGACTTTCAGAAACAAAATTTACTATTCATAAACAGtgcatgcactgttcacacactGTGTATGCATtgttcacatatttaaaaatattacaaatgggttttacggtactattcacacatttaaaaattatttcgctacaaagtttttagttttcagttttcaattttagaaaaaatgagtTCAATCCAAACCTAACCTTAAACAAACTAGCAAGCCATTTAAAGAACCACTAACCCtagtttcataaaaaatttctcaacaatTTCCATAAACCAACACAAACACAGATCCCCAGATTTTTCTCGTCACTTATACCAACATCCATTCCTATGGTCTTTCACACTCTCTAATCTTAGTTTCGATTCAATCCCAAGAACTTTGGGATCTCAGAAAGTCACAATTGCTGTAAATGACTACAGCAACAGCTTGTCATCATGAAGGCATAGCAAAGTTTCTCAGTTATTAAAAGAGATAAATTTCCTCACAAACAATGTACGTAGCAAATCATCATTCAAAACACAATTGTTGAAACTCATACTTAGCATGCTAAAACAGTTTAACTAGACACAATTTGTATTGAAATTGAAGTATTGCTGGCAAAAATGTAAAATCCTATTTATATTCATTAGTAGCAAATGTTGAAGCATACACCCAATAACATTTACCGCTCGCTCTAAGACGAAGTAGCCGTTGTAGATTGAAGAGAAACATTATTGAGGCGCTCCAGAGCCAAAATAAGCGCTTGTGTACCCAAATTCCCTTCCCCATGAGCCTTAAGCGAGAGATAAAGCTGGTGAGCCAAAGCCAACCCAGGCAAAGCCAGACCCATATTCTGACACTCCTTCAAACAAATCCCCAGATCCTTCACAAAGTGATTTACATAAAACCCAGGCTCAAAATCCCTCTTCAAAATCCTATTCCCATGCGAATCCAGCAACTTCGACCCAGCCGCACCACTCGATATCGCTTCAAGAAACAAACCCACATCAAGACCGGCCTTGTGAGCATACACCATACCTTCCACCAATCCTACCATAGTGGAAGCAATCGCTATCTGATTCGCTAGTTTCGCGAACTGACCTTTTCCAGTGGCACCCATGTAATTAACTTTACCGAGGAGGGCAAAAAGTGGACTCAAACGTTTCACCACCGACTCGTCCCCTCCGGCGAATATCGCCAACCTTCCGTTCTTAGCCCCGAGATCGCCGCCGGATACCGGTGCGTCGATGGAGAAGCAGTCTTTGGAGGAAGCGGCGGCGGAAATCTCGGCGGCGAGGGAGGGTTCGGAGGTGGTCATGTCGACGAGTATGCCGCCGTGGCGGAGGCCGGAGAGGGCACCGGAGGTAGGGTCGAGTAAGACGGAGCGGACGTCGGAGGGGAAGCCGACGATGGAGAAGACGACGTCGGATTGGGAAGCGAGGTGGTGAGGGGATTGGGCTAAGTGGGCCCCCATGTCGAGGAGGGGCTGGGCTTTGGAGAGGGTGCGGTTGAAGACGGTGAGGGTGTAGCCGGCTTTGATGAGGTGGGAGCACATGGATCGGCCCATGACGCCGGTTCCGATCCAGCCCACGCGGGTGTTGGATGGGCTAATGAGCCCTGTGTCTGTGGTGTTGGCCATGGAGCGAGTGGAGTGAGCGAATGGTAGTGGGGAGTGAgcatctcttttcttttgtatatatatatggtgttATTTTCTGATTGTGCACTAGTCgtaattttcctttaatttgtgGACCAAGATTCTCTCCAATATTTTCTGAttggctcttctattttttgacaCTCAATAGCTTAAAAAACTTCACACGTAATTACTTTCCCGACATTTTCtgaatagaattttttataaaaaagaaacgTGTATAATAAAACTTCcccacatcttttttttttttttttagaggagaAGTTAGAAGTTAGAAAAAACAGGGAGAACCTAGCGTACTAACGGGTTTAATATCACTAACGGTATCCTAACAAAACGGCCTAAGTCTTGTTAGA includes the following:
- the LOC115986865 gene encoding probable 3-hydroxyisobutyrate dehydrogenase-like 1, mitochondrial; translation: IQKKRDAHSPLPFAHSTRSMANTTDTGLISPSNTRVGWIGTGVMGRSMCSHLIKAGYTLTVFNRTLSKAQPLLDMGAHLAQSPHHLASQSDVVFSIVGFPSDVRSVLLDPTSGALSGLRHGGILVDMTTSEPSLAAEISAAASSKDCFSIDAPVSGGDLGAKNGRLAIFAGGDESVVKRLSPLFALLGKVNYMGATGKGQFAKLANQIAIASTMVGLVEGMVYAHKAGLDVGLFLEAISSGAAGSKLLDSHGNRILKRDFEPGFYVNHFVKDLGICLKECQNMGLALPGLALAHQLYLSLKAHGEGNLGTQALILALERLNNVSLQSTTATSS